Below is a genomic region from Rosa chinensis cultivar Old Blush chromosome 5, RchiOBHm-V2, whole genome shotgun sequence.
aatagacatttaaaacttttttttctttccttctgtcctgttacttaaaaaaaaaaaatctagaaatTGATCTGgccacccagagaaaagctctgggcacccaatcagAGTTCAAGGAGTTCAACCGTGAGACGTGAACGATGACGCCGTCGATCTTCTCACCACCACCTGTAAATTCCAATCGTCTCCAATCTCGGCATCCATCTCCAATCTCAACACGCCTAAACACAGAAACTCCAAGCAGCCGGTCGCGGAAATGACTTCATTGAGCTGGAAGGGCCTTCTTCATCAAATCTCCAGCAAGAGAAGCTACTACAGCTCTCAGACTCCCTCACATCGGCGCTGAATCTATTGTAGCTCTCGGACTCATTCACATAAGTTTCCAGTAGTAGATCAGAGACAGAAGACGGCAGAGGTCCATCGTTCGGAGACAGCggtggggggagagagagatgtcACCAGATCAGAATGGGATGCGAGCGCTGGCCGAgagcatgagagagagagagagagacatcgTCGGTCtgcagagagagagggaggggagAATGATGAGTGGCACATGATAGTTTTTTAATTAGGTCAAGGGTAATATCGTCACTTTTATTTTAAATcgggttagtgagaataaaaatctcttgttGGGATAAGTGGGATGatttatattttgatgttttgggtcAAGAATCCAAAGTTGAAACCCTCTAATGCTAGAGATTTGACGACTCTCTGTCCCCTTTTCCCCGTCTTTCGACTATTATTTCCTCTCTTATTCCCAGGGGCGTAGCCAGGAATGACAGAACGGTTGGGCtaattttatacatacaaaaattAGCAACAACCCGATACAGAGatccattcccaattatcaacccATCATCAACAACCCATTACCCATCAGCAATGACAATCAATTATCAAACATTCAACAACATAACAACCCATTCCCACTACAGCAATGACAATCAAtcaaccaaaaatccaaaacattcTCAACTCCCAATTATCAACAACAACCCATCAGCAATGATAATCaatcaacaaaaatccaatacCTGGGATTTGGAACTCTTAAAGGCTGGAAGGGGGAAGCAAATGGGGACAGTGCCACTGCACCACAGCCCACGGGGGAGAACcgaagaagaggagagatgAGACTCCTGAGAGTCGACCTACATCATCTGGGAACATCCCACACAATCAAtcaaccaaaaatccaaaacattcCCAAATCCCAATTATCAACCCATTACCCATCATCAACAACCCTTCAGCAATGATAATCAatcaaaaaaaatccaataccTGGGATCTGGAACTCTTGAAGGCTGGAAGGGGGAAGCAAATGGGGCCAGCGCCACTGCGCCACAGCCCACGGGGGAGAACCGGAGACGGGGAGAGCTGAGAGTCGACCTACATCATCTCGgattgaagccttgaaggagTCGCACTGCGACTGTCGCAGAAGCGCAGTGGATCCGTGGAGGTGGGCCGTGGGCAGGTGGCTTGGTGGCGGAGGAGGTGGCTCAGGCGTGGAGTGGTGGAGGTGGCCGTGGCTCGGCGGACTGCCGGAACTAGCAAATCGAACCTGGAACTCTGGAAGGCTGGAAGGGGGAAGCAAATGGGGACAGCGCCACAACCCACGGGGGAGAAACCAGAGAAGGGGAGAGCTGAGAATCGACCTACAAGcagaagtatatatatatattttttattattgagCTATACCCATACTTGATCGATTTTGGGCCAAATTTTCCCTTGGGCTGTAGCCCAAGTAGCCCTTGTCTTGGCTACGCCCCTGCTTATTCCTATGCTGCAACTCAGTCATTTTCACAGTAACCATCATGAATTAATCGTGCACTCTGCATGCGCATGCGTTTAATGGACTAACTAACTAATATTGTTTTACCGTAGAAGTAAATCAACAGGAGGTTTGGAGTTGAATATCATGTATCCATATAAAAAAGAAATACTTGAAAGAGATCTTTCGTTTAACATTATCAACGTCTTTGTTGCTGGTATCAAGCTATACATTTTATAGAGTCAACTCTGTAAATTAAACTGTCGACAAAATTTCGTAAAACGACTTGTCGAAAAGTAACGATGTAGTAAACGACGGAAGAAAAGAGATCAAGAAAAGAGATAAACTGTCCTAGCCTCTTCAAACCACATGGCAGCACTCTGTGAGCTGACCACATGCAGAACCTCCACCTGCCACCTCCACAGTTCCTTACCACATGCCACGTACTTTCTTATTGGATTCAGTCACAAACGTCCACGATTGATCTGATCAAAATTCCAACTCCTAAATAAAAGCTCAAACATCACCTTCATCAACCTCCAAAATCGAATCGATTTCAGAATTACTGAACCGAATCCAACCAACAATGGCGTCGAATCTAAACCCAGCATTTGCCTACACGGTGGTGTACGTGAAGGACGTAGCCAAATCCGCAGCCTTCTATTCCAAAGCCTTCGGCTACGCCGTACGTCGTATAGACGAGTCTCACAGGTATATAATCACCTTCCTAAGTATTAATCCACAATCACTAGTTCTAAACACATTGATGATGATTGAATATATACAGATGGGGAGAGCTTGAAAGCGGACAGACGACGATAGCTTTCACGCCGCAAAACCAGCACGAGACGGACGACCTCACCGGAAAAGTTCAGAAGCCGAGCTCCGGGAGTGAGAGGCAGCAGGTTGAGGTTTGCTTTGCGTACCCCGACGTCGACGCGGCCTATAAAGTAATCATTAAACAACCTGTCGTCTTGTCATTGTTCCCCTAGAGTTTATGGTTTGTAGTAATTTGTGTGTAAATGCTAATGTTTCAGAGGGCGGTGGAGAACGGAGCGGTGGCGGTCAGCGCGCCGGAAGAGAAAGAGTGGGGCCAGAAAGTGGGGTATGTACGAGATCCCGATGGGATCGTGGTGAGGATGGGAAGCTACGTCAACGAACCGAAGCAGGGTTAACTTCAGTTTAATTTATACAGATCGATATACATACTCTGTGTGCTGATGATGAATAAGTGTTTTTGTGCTTCCCAGTGTAACTAATAAAgttagaagaaagaagaatttgAAGAACTTTCTTTCATCAAGTCTTGAATGAAGGGCTTGTTTGCAATGCTTCTGATAGATAGGCTTTAGGGATATTGTCACATAACCGTCGAGGGAAGTAGGGACCAAAAAGATCGAACTGGATCCTTTGGTTCGTTGGCCAGAAGCTGGATCCATCGGCTCGACGTCTGTTGTTGGTGTTTGGATACATTTTCAAAAAAAGGCAGGTGTTCCGACAGCAACAACCGGAATGAATTTAAATTATATACAAAATTTTCTGCgatcagaaaaaagaaaagagtgacTATAGTAGATGCCGACATGCGGTTATTAACAAGGTTTTAAAATATCTGCCATATTTCTATTATATCTCCTGATATCTTCCTTTTTCAATAGACTTATATATCTTAGGGGGtgaatatcttatcttttaccatttctgtgaaatttctccgacaCCATCAAATATCtctgatatattagatatttgggatatattctagataaagtgaagaaatatttgtaaaatctgattaaaaaaataaaaaatagactaaactcagtaattctttaaatgcaaatctgtgtgaagagagatctcctcaaggcAAATATAAGTGAGGAGAAATATCCTCAAGGTGATTCTGGATGAGAAGTAATTTTCTAAATGCAAAtatgtgtgaggagagatttaGTTCTGTATAGTCAGTGACTGTAACTGTAACTCTGTATGTGGTCTGTAACTATGtactctgtagttgaataatagaaagaagcaAAGGAACCGTTTGGCATATCAGAAGTTGGAAAAGCTTGTATACTGCTACTATAACATGAAGCTGCGGCTACGAGATAGACAGGCAATGATgaatgtggtcaatgaaaacaactatatagatctacttcatgttgcaagtgagccgcttgataatggcattgatccacttcattattggattatgcctgcacacctcaatgatgaagctggaaaacctcttccacaagttgtagaaactgcaactaataCTATAATCAACATAGAGAGAGTCTTAtatgaagaagttgttaaaaaccgatgagataattcagatagttctgatgacggtggagagggtggaagtGGAACAGGTAGTGGAgatgaaagatatgaatatagACAATCTTCTATGGATAGAGGATTAAACCCATTTACCGgcctgtgaaggtaattttgatcataccacccaagatgaagatcacggagtgagaacagctggtcatggtgctcaagagaagacccgatatgagaggaggactagaggtgcaactgatgatcaaagtacccaatctgatgtttcttcaattgccttaagttttgactctatcagtttaggcacagagcgcagtgagatctcaaatgaatctcatgaagacaacaatcaatttggctatgacgcttatggatataatcaatatggagaaatatatgaTCAGTTATCCATGCCAGTTggattcatccttattatccccttatagggaaAACAGTcagcagctctaaagagatttataactatcatgttcatcactacaattcgtatTATATGGATCATATATTTTGATCTCATTATTGCATTTTCATAGGCCAGGGACCGAcgtttcaaccacctagagtctcTCTTTGGAtatagatgaagttgacattcatatgtatatatatattattctaataaattgagtctttcaaaaacaatatattttctcCTATATCCTTGATATATCCTCGTTATTTCTGATATCTCCATTTTTTAAAGTTCTGATTGATATTTAaaaccgatatttaaaaccttggttaTTACCGGACTCTGATCTTATAGCATTTGAATGTTTTATATAATTTAAATTAAATCATTACAAAACTTCCCCTTAGATCTTTCTATAAGGTAGAAGGTACAAAATGAGCACTATTCATTTTTCGTTTTAATTAAGGGTCTACGATTACAATGACTTTTCATTAAGAGTAGTGCTAGAGACACCAAATATTTATACCAAATTTATATACCGAATGATGTGGCTGGTGCCAACTCATCAAAGAAATTGCTAACATAGACTTTCTCTActaattttttctttatcaaaaattaaaaatcaagaaaaccTAAAACCATTGCAAAGTTCCATATATGGCCGCCATCCTCATCGAGAGGAGATCATCTACCATCAGATGTAGATCTAGTTGGTTGGGTGAGGcttttttctccattttcaatGTTTCACTCATTTCACTCACCTTATTCACCTGTCTTGCATGATATTTTTGGAGGACCTTTTTCTTCCAATAAGACTATTGGGGCCTATTAATCAACACTCCTTGGATACCCCCAGAATCTAGATGACAAAGCAACAAGGATCTTCCATCAACAAATATGGTAAGGCCAATAGCCAATAAGTCACAATTAACTGCAGACATAATACGATCCCCAATTGTTGGCACTGAATATAGCCCAATCTCTAATTGATTCtttaattcaaatttttaaAGTTCAAATGTCTCGAGGAAATCATGAAAAGAGAGGGAGTAAAAGAAGGAGAAATGAACTTAGGTAAGTTTGGATGGCTTTTAATTAATTCATTAATTCATCTGACAACAAAGGCAAAAGTTCTAGCACTTTTTCATGCTCCGGTTAGGAAGGGTGAAGCAAGAGTGGATGCAAGAACAGCGAAGCATGAGTGGATGCTCAAATGTATAAGGAAGAAGATAATTAATGGTCTAGGTTTAATtttatcttgttttttttttttttataattttttttttaaggagaagCATAAAATTGTATTATTTCCATATCATCACCATCTTAGAACCAAAATTGATGACAAAGCaggtgccacatcatttggtaaggagttttggtataattttttggaaTCTCAAGCATTTTCCTTTCATTAAATGGCTTATGAagatgaatattatgatatggTGCGACTATTTATTGATGATGCAAAGGCATAGCATTATGAAATCTCGCAAGGAGATCAAGAAGAATTGTAATAATGTCCATGTCTTGCATCTTTGGCTTGTCGCACCCATCATAATAGACTCCATAAGCATATCTAATGAAAAGTCACTGTAGACATCATGAACTCCTAAATTGAAAAACagattatttcaaaaaaaaaaaaaaaaggaaaacaaatagGAGACGTCTCATTTTGCACGttcacccaaaaagaaaaaaatgaccACACTCCATCTAAGACATCTAATAAGAAGTAAGTttgtaataaaaaagaaaaaggtgatTTTTTATAACTTCACTCACATTTGGACCTCTAAATGCTATAAAGTCCTTGCCTCCTTGGTGATAACtaggcctgtaaatggaccgggttcggatcggatcgacctaaatccaaatccgtttactaaaaaaacaattcgatccaaacccgctccgttaacccggcggatcattgatacctcgatccaaatccgtatccgtcggattaacagatacccgatccgctaatccgatccgtttataatttcaaatatttttaaattttaaatagtaatattaaatttatatcataatatctcataagatattaataaaatattaaaataacatgatctacatgaagagtatcaccaaaaataaaattacattatcaaaaataaaattatgaagactgcctcttagatttctgccaaaaagtaatattagagatctttaatattttatattttatattttaaaaaaataataatatattaataaaaaataatatttttttatcacTGAAATgggtcggatcattaacggatcggatcgacctaaatccaaatccgatccgtttattaaacgggttaatggattcggatcattaacggatcaacggatcaaaatgttcgatccaaacccgtttaatagctacggatctggagcgggtccgaatcaaaatccggtccatttacaggtctagtgATAACCGAAGCTACTAGTCCCCTCCTCATTCCGTATGAGTGCGTCAATTGGGCATCGGCTTTGCAAGGAGCCACAATAAACTCTAACTATATACATTCGACAATTTTATATCTAGCTTTCAAGATTGATCTAGCATTCAAGATTGCTCAGAAGTTTACTTGGAATATTGAATGTGCCTGTATTTATAGTTTTATATTTGTTATAAGGATTAAAATATCTGCGAAATCTTTGATGTATCCCCTCATATATCTTTTTTTTGAAGTGACCGATATATTATAGAGAAAAAATAACTTATCTTCAACCGTTTTTGCAAAATTTCTCTGATATCGTCAAATATGTTCGATATGTAAGGTATATAGGTCTATATAtcccaataaaataaaatatatatgtaaaatcttacgaaatagaaaattaaaaaagttactCAATTATTCACACAAAAACATACATTATGAAATATGGAGGTTATGTAGGGTGTAAAATTTTAAGAATGGTTTCTAGTCATATTTACAACACCATATATGAGGTATATGTTGTTAACATAATGGATATATCTTTGCTGTTTCATTCCTTATCGCATATctgatatttatttaattaaatttatctTATATGTTTTATCAATTAAGCATATTTAATATTCATAATACAAGTGAACCTGAAGTTTCACTACTGCTACTCGAGCCAGAAGTTTCGAGTACATATCCgtttgaacccgaagttcaaaaATACGGAattttagaacctgaagttctaatcaTAAGACCACGAACCTGAAGCTTCGTGTATATAATTGCGATCCAATGTTCATTTATTTTCGAACCTGAAGTTTCGATATTGATTACTTATTTGTTAAGAACCTGTAGTTCTAACACTATACATGGATCCTAACATACCTCATCTTCATTGTGGCAGGAAGATGACgaatttggcaaaattggattttgTCGCCCTTGACATCTCTGGCAAGAACTACCTGTCTTGGGCCCTTGATGCAGAGATTCATCTCGAAGCCCAAAACCTTGGGCCTAcaatcaaggaaggaaactCAGCGTCCCCGCAGAATAAAGCTAAGGCTATGATTTTTCTGCGCCACCATCTCCATCAGGGATTGAAGGACGAGTACTTAACTGTCAAAGACCCACTTGAGCTATGGACAGGTTTGGCAGATAGGTTCGTTCACCAAAAGACTGTTGTGCTCCCTAGAGCACGTTATGAATGGACGCATCTGCGCCTTCAAGATTATAGTTCTGTGATATATTATAATTCTGCCATGTTCAGGATCACCTCCCAAATGAATCTTTGTGGAGAAACTGTAACTCAGGCCATGATGCTTGAAAAAACCTTCTCCACTTTTCATGCCTCCGATATGGTCTTACAGCAGCAATACAGAGAAAGAGGATTCACCAAATATTCCGATCTCATCTCTTGTCTTCTGGTGGCTGAGCAAAACAATGAGCTCTTAATGAAGAACCATCAGTCTCGCCCCACAGGATCACAACCATTCCCTGAAGCGAATGCTACTTTTACTAGTGGTTATGGCAATAGACGTGGTGGAAGGCATGGCAAAGCCCGTAACCGTGGTC
It encodes:
- the LOC112202352 gene encoding uncharacterized protein YraH, encoding MASNLNPAFAYTVVYVKDVAKSAAFYSKAFGYAVRRIDESHRWGELESGQTTIAFTPQNQHETDDLTGKVQKPSSGSERQQVEVCFAYPDVDAAYKRAVENGAVAVSAPEEKEWGQKVGYVRDPDGIVVRMGSYVNEPKQG
- the LOC112163932 gene encoding uncharacterized protein LOC112163932, with the protein product MTNLAKLDFVALDISGKNYLSWALDAEIHLEAQNLGPTIKEGNSASPQNKAKAMIFLRHHLHQGLKDEYLTVKDPLELWTGLADRFVHQKTVVLPRARYEWTHLRLQDYSSVIYYNSAMFRITSQMNLCGETVTQAMMLEKTFSTFHASDMVLQQQYRERGFTKYSDLISCLLVAEQNNELLMKNHQSRPTGSQPFPEANATFTSGYGNRRGGRHGKARNRGHRRGQGRQNGQARGGYNQQLGPRNNAKITKGNGQMIKPHKNEDSVCLRCGGKGHWARTCRAEDHLVALYKASLKKKHVETNYIDHSDPWDSSEPIDITPLDVSDFFANNGSNFDDMTSGGILDDY